Proteins encoded in a region of the Dreissena polymorpha isolate Duluth1 chromosome 6, UMN_Dpol_1.0, whole genome shotgun sequence genome:
- the LOC127834039 gene encoding uncharacterized protein LOC127834039, giving the protein MHLQKKGLIALLQMIVATCAREPSSPICSRYDYEERLLERVLRNELALETTLNEIVKTNAKVLDALTKLEDAKTKVDSTLAVMEKKQIEMESQLADFISNASYIMNSTLVANVGALVEASSQIKENASVTVQQLVKEVNILKDQLNVPTIYFRARITASTTVLSSGQDVVFPYVDVNEGQGYDPSTGKFTASIPGMYLFSVQYCVWGTPKYVYLEIVHGDKALQRSTHYDSTGNAPCVTMQVSAAVAMGDMVWVRATGPSSLRADSTRYNSFACTLIHV; this is encoded by the exons ATGCATCTACAGAAAAAAGGCTTGATTGCGTTACTACAAATGATTGTCGCCACTTGTGCAAGAGAGCCCTCGAGCCCGATTTGCTCGAGATATGACTATGAAGAGCGGTTGTTAGAAAGAGTCCTTAGAAACGAGTTGGCTCTAGAAACCACTCTGAATGAAATAGTGAAAACGAACGCCAAAGTTCTGGATGCGTTAACAAAGTTAGAAGATGCAAAGACAAAAGTGGACTCTACGTTGGCAGTTATGGAAAAGAAACAAATCGAAATGGAATCACAACTTGCTGATTTTATTTCGAATGCATCTTACATTATGAACTCAACGTTAGTTGCAAATGTGGGCGCACTGGTTGAAGCTTCATCACAGATAAAAGAAAATGCTTCAGTGACGGTACAGCAACTTGTAAAGGAAGTCAATATTCTTAAAG atcagtTAAACGTCCCGACAATTTACTTCCGTGCGCGCATTACGGCTAGCACCACAGTTCTATCAAGTGGTCAGGATGTAGTCTTTCCGTATGTGGACGTAAACGAAGGACAAGGTTATGATCCTTCTACAGGAAAATTCACAGCCTCCATCCCTGGAATGTATCTGTTCAGTGTCCAGTATTGTGTCTGGGGTACCCCGAAATATGTTTACCTTGAAATCGTGCATGGAGACAAGGCATTACAGAGGTCAACTCACTATGATTCAACCGGTAATGCTCCATGTGTGACTATGCAGGTATCAGCAGCGGTTGCCATGGGGGATATGGTCTGGGTGCGTGCAACAGGACCGAGCTCGTTGCGTGCAGATTCGACCAGATATAATTCATTTGCATGCACATTGATCCATGTATAA